The DNA sequence CGCGCCGAGTCGAGCGCGCGGGCGATCGCCTGCCTTCGATCCAGCTCGACCGTGATCGGTCGCGCCGGTCCGGTCGCGCCGCTCAGGATCTCGCGGGCGATCGCCGCCGGATCCTCGCTGCGGGGATTGTCGTTGGTGATCCACACCTGATCGGCGGCGCGCGAGGCCACCGCTCCCATCAGCGGCCGCTTGCCCCGATCGCGATCGCCGCCGCAGCCGAACACCAGCAACAGGCGGCCGCGCGAGTGTTCGCGCGCCGCGTGGAGCGCGCGCTCGAGCGCGTCGGGCGTGTGGGCGTAGTCCACGACCACCAGGAACTGCTGCCCGGCGTCCACTTTCTCCAGCCGACCCGGCACGGCCGGCATTCTCATCAGCCCCTGCTCGATCGTATCGAGCGGCAGTCCGAACGAAAGGGCGGCCAGATACGCGGCCGCGGCGTTGAACGCGTTGTGCTGCCCGAGCAGCGGGAGCCGGAAGGTCCGCTCGCCGCCGGCGGCGGAGTTCCCGAGGTCGAATCGCTTCTTCTCGCGCAAGTCTTTGGGTACCTCGACGTCGAACTGCAAGTGGAGCCCGTCAGGTTGTGACTGGATTCGCTCGATGCTCAAGTCGAATTTCATGGCCGGCGGCGCATCGGACAGGTCCGTGCCGAAGGTGAGCACGCGAGAGCCCGCGGCCTTCGCGGCCGCGATCACCCTCGCGCCGGCGGGATCGTCGCCGTTGACCACCGCGGTCACGCGCTTGCCGTTCGGCCCATTGCGACCGTCGAACAGCATCAGCTTGGCGTCGAGGTAGTTCTCCATGGTGCCGTGATAGTCAAGGTGATCCTGCGTGAGGTTGGTGAACACGCAGGTGTCGGCCTCCAGTCCCCAGGTGCGTCTCAAGGCGAGCGAGTGGCTCGATACCTCCATCGCCACCGCCTTCACCCCGCGTTGGCGCATTTCGGAGAGCAGCGACTGCAGCTCGGGCGCCTCGGGCGTGGTGAACGAGATCTCGCGTGACTGGTTGGCGAAGCGCGCACCGGTGGTGCCGATGACTCCGGCATTCCAGCCGGCGGCGTGAAACATGGATTCGAGCATCCAGGTCGTCGTGGTCTTGCCATTGGTGCCGGTGATCGCGACGATTCGAAGCCCCCGCGACGGATGGCCGTAGAAGTTCTCGGCCGCCTGCGCGAGCGCCAGGCGCGGCTCGCGCACTTCGACGTGCGCCGCGCCCTCGACCACCACGCCGGGAGCCGAGACCACCGCCACCGCTCCGGCGCGGATCGCGTCGTTCACGAATCGGGCGCCGTCGGCCTTCAAGCCGGAGAGCGCGAAGAACGCGTCGCCCTTGCGGACGCGGCGAGAGTCGTAGGCCAGGCCCGAAATCGCCAGCGAGGAATCGCCACGCCGCCCGACCACCTCGAGCCCCTCGAGCAGATCGTTCAAGTTCACGGCCCCGGAGCCCGGAGCGCGGCGCCGCTGGCCAGCGCGTTGAGCCCATCGCCCTCGGCGTGCGCCACGCCCGGCTCGCACCACAGCCAGGCGGTACGGTCGGCCGGCAGGGGGGCGCCGGCCGGCGGGCTTTGCCGGACCACCAGCCCGCCGCCCTCGATGTGCGAGCGCATGCCGAGCAGCGCCAGCCGTCGCAACGCCTCGCGCACCGCGACGCCGGCGAGTTCCGGCATGAGTCGGGTGGCGGAATCCTGGGGCGCCGCGAGCCACACCGCGATCCGCGAACCACGCTCGGTGGCCTGACCGGCCGCGGGCTCCTGCGCGAGCGCGCGCGGGCCCTCGCCTTCGAAGCGCGCGTGCAGGCCGAACGACGACAGGCGGCGCTCGACCTCGGCAGGAGGGAGCAGCCGCACGTCCGGCACCGTCACCGGCGCCGGCGCAGGCGGGCGATACGCGATGTCGGCGGTGCTCGGCTCGAACGGCCCGTCGGGCAAGCGCATCAGGTCGAGCATGGCCTCGCGAAAGACCGGCGCCGCCACCTCGCCGCCGTAGTAGTGCCTGCCGTGCGGTTCGTCGATCACCACGACCCCCACCATCCGCGGCCGGTCCGCGGGCACGAAGCCCACGAAGGAGGAAAGATACATCCCGCGGCCGTAGGTGCCGACGGTGGCGTCGTACTTCTGAGCCGTGCCGGTCTTGCCGGCAATCTCCAGCCCCGGAATCCGCGCGGCCTTGGCGGTGCCGCTGTCCACCACGGCGCACAGCATCTCGCGCAGGATCGAGACGGTGTGCTCGCTGAACACGCGCCGCACCGCGTGCGGCTGGTACTGGCGAGTGACGCGGTTGTTCTGATCGCGCAGCTCGCGCACCAGCATCGGCTCCATCAGCACGCCTCCATTCGCGACCGCCGCGTAGGCCAGCGCGAGCTGGAGCGGCGTCACCGCCACCTCGTGACCGATCGCGATGGTGGGACACGAGCGGGCCGACCAAGAAGCCGGCGAGCGCAGCCGGCCCGCCGCCTCGCCGGGGAACTCGATGCCGGTGATCTCGCCGAATCCGAGATCGGTGGCGAACCGATAGAGGCGATCCGGGCCGACCAGCAACCCGAGCCGACCCATGACGATGTTGCTCGACCAG is a window from the Candidatus Sulfotelmatobacter sp. genome containing:
- a CDS encoding UDP-N-acetylmuramoyl-L-alanyl-D-glutamate--2,6-diaminopimelate ligase translates to MNLNDLLEGLEVVGRRGDSSLAISGLAYDSRRVRKGDAFFALSGLKADGARFVNDAIRAGAVAVVSAPGVVVEGAAHVEVREPRLALAQAAENFYGHPSRGLRIVAITGTNGKTTTTWMLESMFHAAGWNAGVIGTTGARFANQSREISFTTPEAPELQSLLSEMRQRGVKAVAMEVSSHSLALRRTWGLEADTCVFTNLTQDHLDYHGTMENYLDAKLMLFDGRNGPNGKRVTAVVNGDDPAGARVIAAAKAAGSRVLTFGTDLSDAPPAMKFDLSIERIQSQPDGLHLQFDVEVPKDLREKKRFDLGNSAAGGERTFRLPLLGQHNAFNAAAAYLAALSFGLPLDTIEQGLMRMPAVPGRLEKVDAGQQFLVVVDYAHTPDALERALHAAREHSRGRLLLVFGCGGDRDRGKRPLMGAVASRAADQVWITNDNPRSEDPAAIAREILSGATGPARPITVELDRRQAIARALDSAREGDLVLIAGKGHETTQTIGSQVLPFDDREVARELLRRRRPA
- a CDS encoding penicillin-binding transpeptidase domain-containing protein, whose translation is MAHTDMRKSRVLVAAAGLLLGLVGLWLRVAWLQIVQHADYVARAERNHEQRVLVRPQRGDLLDRHGRALAHDLETYTVAAAPREMKDPRGTARALAIALGLQQRKLESEFLSGRPYLVVARQVEPGVGQKIADGGFPGIYLSLETRREYLLGSAAREILGRTDTDDIGVDGLELQLDQTLRGRAGWTTLFRDGRGQAHALPRGSRREAEDGQQVVLSLDADLQSIVESHLARAVDTLRAERGFALFLDPNTGEILAAVSVPHLPPGRERNWPVTDQYEPGSTFKLVVAGAALEEGLAQPDQVFEASASGTALLAPGALFHDVHRAPSFSFRDAVRWSSNIVMGRLGLLVGPDRLYRFATDLGFGEITGIEFPGEAAGRLRSPASWSARSCPTIAIGHEVAVTPLQLALAYAAVANGGVLMEPMLVRELRDQNNRVTRQYQPHAVRRVFSEHTVSILREMLCAVVDSGTAKAARIPGLEIAGKTGTAQKYDATVGTYGRGMYLSSFVGFVPADRPRMVGVVVIDEPHGRHYYGGEVAAPVFREAMLDLMRLPDGPFEPSTADIAYRPPAPAPVTVPDVRLLPPAEVERRLSSFGLHARFEGEGPRALAQEPAAGQATERGSRIAVWLAAPQDSATRLMPELAGVAVREALRRLALLGMRSHIEGGGLVVRQSPPAGAPLPADRTAWLWCEPGVAHAEGDGLNALASGAALRAPGP